A stretch of the Candidatus Nealsonbacteria bacterium genome encodes the following:
- a CDS encoding ribonuclease HII — protein sequence MDILKEEKNLWKKKFKFVAGTDEVGRGPLAGPVTACAVFVSKKFRLQKNLKKIKDSKKLTPKKREEFCEILKKHPQIEWGIANVSERIIDKINIFEASKLAMLRAIKDLKNKLKKKIDFLILDGNFKINSKIPQKPIIKGDSKVFSIMAASVIAKVTRDNLMAKLDRKYPKYKFLVHKGYPTKLHQKLLKKYGPCKIHRKTFSPVKNLLIKK from the coding sequence ATGGACATTCTAAAGGAAGAAAAAAATCTTTGGAAAAAAAAATTTAAATTTGTAGCCGGTACGGACGAAGTAGGCAGAGGTCCTTTGGCCGGACCCGTTACCGCTTGCGCGGTTTTTGTTTCAAAAAAATTTAGACTTCAGAAAAATTTAAAAAAAATAAAAGATTCAAAAAAATTAACTCCTAAAAAAAGAGAAGAGTTTTGCGAGATTTTGAAAAAACATCCCCAGATTGAATGGGGGATAGCCAATGTTTCGGAAAGAATAATTGATAAAATAAATATTTTTGAAGCGTCAAAACTGGCAATGTTAAGGGCGATCAAAGATTTAAAAAATAAACTAAAGAAAAAGATCGACTTTTTAATTCTTGACGGAAACTTTAAAATAAACTCAAAAATACCCCAAAAACCGATTATTAAGGGTGACAGCAAAGTTTTTTCAATAATGGCGGCTTCCGTGATTGCCAAGGTGACGAGAGATAATTTAATGGCAAAATTAGATAGAAAATATCCAAAATACAAATTTTTAGTCCATAAGGGTTATCCAACCAAGCTTCATCAAAAGCTTTTGAAAAAATACGGGCCTTGCAAGATTCACAGAAAAACTTTCAGTCCCGTTAAAAATTTATTAATCAAGAAATAA